From Felis catus isolate Fca126 chromosome B4, F.catus_Fca126_mat1.0, whole genome shotgun sequence:
gGACTCCAGCCTCACACCCTCTGGGTGGTCTCTGGGCTCCAGTTTTCCACCTCTCaagctctctccccaccccctcctaaTCCTTTGCTCTGCTCTCCAGGCCCCAGCTCTTGGTCCCACCCACCTTGGCATCCAGTTTCTTGGCTTCCTGAGCCAGCTGCTTCTCCCGCATTacctcctcctgcttctttctAGCTTCGTTCTCTTGTTCTGCTTCCTAAGAAccatggggggttggggggtggtggtgaagctCACACAGGCTGTGAGGGGAGGGGCTGACACTGAGGGTGGAGAATGGGTGGCAGTGGGGCCAGCAACCCCAGGTGGCCACCCTCTGGAGGGGCACTTCCTGCCCTGAACAATGACAGGAAGGGCCtgggcccccaccctgcccacccgtTCACAGCTGAGAGGCCTGTGGCCAGCTTCCATCGCTCCCTCCCAGGACTCCGAGGACTTGGATCCCAGCCTTCCCTCCCCCTACCAGTTTTCTTGCAGCCAAACTCctttttaaaagcctttcttCCGCTCACCTTGTAAGAACGAATGAATCGGACAAATACCGGGAAGAATACAGAAGGGGGTGTGGTCTTGGGACTCTCACCGAAGTAGCGCACAACTGCATTGTAGGCctcctggggaaggggtggaCAGAAGGGATCAGCCTGGCAGAGGAGAAGCCCGGCTCCCCGCTGGGGACAGGAGGCTCACAGAAAGCAGTGCTCAGGGCCAAAGGAGAAAAACCAGCATCCCCCAGCCCTGTGGGATGGAAGAGAACTCAGGACTCCCAAAGCTCCTTAGAATATGTCCCCGGGGGCAGCTGTCTGCCCCCGCACCCCGGCCTCTGCCATGCCTCTTCTCCACCACATACAGACACCCAACTGTGTGGTAAAAGTTCTTTGGTTCAAGAACCAGAACAAAGTTCACCTGGAGGGACACAGTGCCTCGGCCCTGGCCGCTCCCACCCGCCTCCACCTTTTGCCCACCTCAGCCGTCTTGGCATCACGCTGGAGCTTGTCCAGTTTGCCTTCGTTGGTGCTGAGGAAGTTCCGAAGGACACTGTTGTCATGTATGCTGCACTCCCGCCGAATCAGCTCCATGCCACGGCCCAGCTCCTTCACATCTAGCAGCACGTTCTCCAGGGACACTGTGGTCACCAGAGCCTTGGCTGAGGCCTACCCAGGGGCCAACATGCCCATCTCCCAGCCCAGGGCTACACAGAACTCTGTCCACGCAACCCCCGACCCCCACCCTACGCCCTGCAGCAAGCAGGTTAGAAGGGCACACCCAGCTACCAGGGCTCTCACAGGCAAGGAAAAGGAATGGGGCTATGAGCTCATGACCCCAAAGAGCAAGGCAGCACAGGAAAGCAAGCCAGAGAGACTGCTGGTCTCCAAGATGGAGCTGCCTCAAGCCCACCTCAGTTTTCATGAGTGGGGCAGAAATGACAGCTGCCTTATGTCTGTGGGGCTTTATAGTTTTTCtataaatggagaaaatgcaGTCTCCAGGGCCAGCACGAGGGAGCTGGGAATGAAGAGccacctctgccttcctctgcctaCTCCCATGGCACCCAAATGGGAAAGGCTGGGCTAGGCGGGTGCCTGTAGGAAGGCTCCCTCGGGGGTGGCCCCTACCCATGGCCCCAGCGGAAAGCTTTGAAGTGGCCAGAAGGGAGATAACAAAGGCCAGAAACAAAGGACCCAAGCGTTCCCTCTCCTAAGCTTCCTGGGATTGTCCTGGCCTAGACACGAGAGCAGGCTCGCTGAGCCAAGCTCCCCTTACCTGCTGCAGCCTTCTCCACAAAGTGTAGCTCATGCCAGAAGTTGGCCAGGTCTGGGTACTTCTCCTTCACGGTCAATGCGATGAAATGCAGCAGTGTCATCTTCCTGTCAGTGGACTTGGTATCCAGCAGctgagagaggggggcagggggtggtgagAGAGGGCTGAGCACCATGGCTCCTCAGGCTTCCTAGCCCTGGGTTGTCCCCACCATCTTACCAGATCCAAGCTCTGGAGCTTGAAGCCGTACACAGCTCCTCGCTTGCTGCTGTTCATGTAGTTCCCTAGTGCAAGTATGATCTATCCAAAAGATGCATGAGAGGAAGTCAGGTCATGGCCTGCGGGCTCCTTCctccacccaggccccaggcccaccGGTGCCTGCATCCACAACCTCTCCTCACCTCCAACatctgcttcagcttctgtgagGACTTGACAGAGGCAGAGGCTGCAATGATGGCATTGAGTTGCTGGAAGAAAGATGAAGAGCTGCGTGAGCCtaggcccggggggggggggggggggttggcaaaGTCTGAGACGGGCTGGCGGGGACGGACtgacagggcaggggaggggactggCAGGTGGAGGGGTAGCCGCAGATGACCCCGACTGGGCCAGAGGATATACCGGCGTGAGCATCTGCAGGTTGTCTTGGAAGTTGCCCAGGAAGGCCATGCCAGCCATCCTCTGGGTTAGCCGCTCCACCTTGCTGAAGAGCAGCATGAAGCGGTCCTCGGCCGCCAGCTCCTCCAGGGGCTGCCGCTCCCGCTCGTATTGCCTCAGAAGCTTCACCTCAGCCTCTGTGGGCAGGAAGCGCATCAGGCACTCCACGAAGTCCACTGGTAGGGTCTGTAGGTCAAACCTGTGCAGGAGGAAGGAGTTTAGTTCAGGTCTTGCATTTGCCCATTACCCATCATCCCTTTTTTCTCCAGCTCCTAGAGGGACTGCCGGTGGGGTCGGTGAGCAGGATGCAGCCAGAGGCCTAGAGGGCCTATTGCCTCATCTATCAGAGCGTGAGTAACATCCTAGGTGAACAGTCCATGGCCTGGTTTAAAACCCCTCAGCGCCCTCCCTCTACCCTTAGGGAGAAATCTTAATACCTGAGTGTGGCTTATGAGGCTCAGCCTGCAAGACTTCTGCCCACCTGTCTCTACCCTGTCTCTTCAACTCCCCTCCTATGCTGAAGTCATGGTCAATTTTCAGTACCTAGGGCACCAAGCTTCTCCCTCCAGGCACTGAAATGGACTTCATATACTtcctcacctcctctgggaagccttcctgaATCACCAAGCTCAGCTACCTGGCCTGCCCTGTTCCCCCAAAGCTGCCTGTACCTCTGCCACCTAGGTGGTTATCACCCACGCTACTGAACTGTTCTGCCTAGACTGGCAGCAACTTGAGTGAAGGTTTGCGCTGAATGCCCAGCACCtcacatggtgcctggcacacagcacaaATATACTAAGTTCTGGCCAAGCCAGTGAATGACTGAAGGATGGGAGACACATCTGTCGAAGCCCTAGAATCCAGGGAAAGCCAGGATAGTAGGTGGAGAACTGGATTGCCAACTGGCTGGGGACCAGGACGAGGTCAGTGGGAGCCTCACGTGTGGATGGCCCTGCAGATCTCCTCGGCCGAGCGGCCAGCCTTGCGTAGGGTGATGGCTAGGTTCTTGGCACGATTGGCTTCCAACAGGGTCACCTTGCTGGCGGCCTTTTGCGCTGTCTTGTTCTTAGAGCAGATGAGATCAAGGGCAGGGCCCTGGGCTTTCGTCTTGAACAGTTCTTCAAATTTGTCCAGGTCCAGATCCTGGCAGGAGTGGACAAGAAGGGACAATGCGGTCACCTCATTCTACTAAAGGGCCCCTGGCAGCACGCCCAGTGTCCATTCAGCTCTGGTTCACGGAGGCCTGATTCTAAGGGGGTTTCCAAGGCCAGGAGATCTGGCTAACAGCATGATCTAGTCCCCAGCCCTCAACCCCACCCCTGAGGGCTCCAGGCCCTGCTACCTCCAAGATCTTCTCATCATCAAGTTCACTGAAGACAGTGCCGCTGATCTGGTTGGGTTTCAGTGCTGTCCAGTTGAAGACAGGCAGCCGGAACTTGGTCTTGATAGGTTTCTTGATACGAATGGCTAATTTGGAAGGAGGTTCAGTGAGGCTGGGGCCAAGGacactctctctccatcccacTAGCCCTGCCCAGAGTCCTGGGGACACTCACCTGACAGGCCTACTGTCAACACCACAGAGGGAGCAGCGCCAgggagaggtggggctgggggacacTTGTCTGGGGGAAAACAAATGCCACAGTGACCCACGGTCCAAAAGCCTCTTTAGAGACGCCCTCCCCAGTGCTGCCCAACCTGTCTTCAAAGCCTCTTGGGGAAAGAGGATGCGTGAACTCCCTGCCCCTCCGGCTCCCAGGGGTCCTAACTCTGGTAGGGCAGGTCTCACTAGCCTCTGGCTCCCTGTCTTCTGCTCTGGTCTAAGCCCTCTCTTCGGCTTTCCACAGAGGAATCAGGAGCAGCACCTTCATAATCCTTAAAACAGACCCACGTCCACCCTTGGACACCCCCTGCCCAGTAACTTGAGCCTCCCTCAGATTCTTGCCCTCCCTCAACCCTCCCCCACCTGACTTCACGTCCTTCTACCACATCCCCGGTTTCTCCCTAAGGGAGGCACTGTGGGCCCAGGTTTTGGTCTGGCCCCAAGATGAGGCTGCCCTTCAGGACTCCTAGGGTTCTCCTCACCTGGTaatgggggtggtggagggggcaggggaggagctggtggtggaggcagaggcagggactCCTCGGGTGGTGGGGCTGGAGCCAGGAGGTCCAGGTCGGAGGGCAGCATGCCCTCACTCAGCTCTGCAGGGCCTACCCGGGCCAGGGCCTCACTGCCCACTGACTCTAGGCCCCGGGCCCCGGGCTCTAAGTGGCATCTGCGCTGGAaggcctcctccttctctttaaTGAGCCGCCTCAGGGTGTGTACCTGGTGGCTCGTGTTCTCGTAAGTCTCCTATCGGGAGACAGCACCATTAAGGAAAGCGTAAGTGGAAGGCACACACAGCAGTCATTGCCCCTACCCAGGTCTCTCAGCTAGGGTCTCTGGGAGGGTCCCCAGAGGCAGAGAGCAGCGGAAAcccaggtgggggctggggaggctgtTCCACAGAACAAGAGATGAGCAGAAGAGCCGTTGGCCAGCTGGCACCTTCCAGTGCGCTTCCTCCCGGACCCAGCCTTAGTCTTGCTGGTTCCTCAAGGCCTGGGTCAGAAGCTGCTCCTATGTAAACCTCCCAGGCCCACCTCTAGCCTCCTGCCACACTGCCCTCAGTGCTCTGTTCCTCGATACTGCTCTCATTGTACTTGGCCTTGTAGAACCACTCAGGTGGCAGCCCCCTGTGGACAAGAGCCTGCCCTAGCCATCTCTGTATCCTCCGCATTCCCCAGGACGGCACTTTGGACTCTTAGCAGGGGCTTGGCAGATGTTGACCAAGCTCAGTAGAACCAATATAATTGTATCCCTCTGGAAGAAAAGGTAGGTTGGGGCATGACTTTATAACAACAggtgaagggaggggcagagaagcgcTTAAATATGCGAAGCCTCTGGTCTCCTGACTTAGGATACCTGGTGGATAGCACATGGGCTACTCGGCCCTCTCATCACGCAGGGCCCCACCTGCTCCCAccctcctctgtgtgtgtcctgACCACTTTGGATTCAGTTTCCCTCTCCAACTAAAAATTAGAGTGAAATCATTAGCCCACCCTCATGTGAATGCCTCAAGTGTGAATCAAGATCTGGATTTTCAAAGACATGAAAatctcaagaaagaaaagccaaataaaaaaaccacaattttcaggggtgcctgggtggctcagtcagttgagcgtccgacttcggctcaggtcatgatctcacagtttgtgagttcaagccccgcatcaggttctgtgctgacggctcagagcctggagcctccttcagattctgtgtctccctctctctctgccccaccctgctggcactctgtctttcgatctcaaaaataaataaacatcaaaaaaataatttaaaaaaattacaattgtCAGATGCACTTCATATAATAGGATGCAGCTAGCTATATGAAAgagcaaagagataaaaaataaattgataggaaaaatatcaaaaaggaagaaaaaagaaaggaaggaaggaaggaaggaagggagaaggagagagaaagaaaagccagatCCCCAGGCCCTGGCACCCAGTACCCGTCAGAGACTCCCTTCTCCAGATTACTTGGTACCTTGATGCTCTCTAGTTCCTTTTCCCGCTGCAGCAGCTGCTTCTCTAGCTCTGCCACACGCATCATGTTCTCGTTCTCTAGGTCCAGAAGCTTCTCCGTGAGCTACAGGATGGGAAGGGTAGATTTGGCGCTGACCCTAAAGCCTGGGTACTTTTTTATCTCAGTCAGGACCTGGGCCCGACCCCTGTACCCCTCTATTCCTAAGGCAGCGTGGCCCAGTGGCTTCCCTACATCACTCCCATGGGCCCAGGGTCTGAGACCACCTGAAATAGACCACATCTGACTCTCTCAAGCCTGAGGCCACCCCACGCCCAGTCCTGGAGGTCAGTGTTTGAATCTGTGGATGATCCAGGGCCTGAGTCAGAGCATGCTGGGTTCCAAGGCTTCCCTGGGACTCAATCTGGAGGCAAGCGGGTCAGGTCAAGATTCCTGGAACTGAGatgtccccttcctctcccctccctcaacAGTGGTCCTGGCAACAAAAAAAGACTACTTACATGGGAAACATGTTCTTCCAGCTCCTCCACCTTCTCCAGGGCCACGTTCTTGGTCTCAGCATCCTCCAACAAACCTCCCACATCAAACACATTGTCCAGGTATGCCTGGATCTGCACCTGCAGCTTCTCACTCTCTGTGTGCCTTGACTTCTGAAAAAGCAGAGAGAGTAGTAGTTGGGGGAGCCTCCTGAGAGAGACTCAGTCCTTACCACCCTCTATGACCACTTTCTAGAGCATAAGACCCAAGGAGTTCCTCTGCACCCATGTCACATTCTCACCCAGTGGAGCTGCCTAATTGGAGAGCCCTGTGCAGGAGGGCCTGAGACCCAGGCCTCAGAAGACAGGCAGGGTTCCAGGAGCATCCGTGACTAGgctcttgtaaaagaaaaaaccctTTGTGATGTGACTAAGCTGGTCCTCTGCCCCCCCCAGCTCCTCACCTGTGAGGACTCTGGCCCAGCTCACCTGCAGGAactcctccagccccagcttgGTAAACTCATACTGCAGGTGGACCCGGAAGTTCATATCCTCTACTGAGTGCACCACGATGTTGATAAACTGCATGCATGCCACCTGGAAAAGCAGCCCAGAGGgtcagaggcaggaagggaaaggagagacgGAAGAGCCAGGGTGTTAGAATCAGTATCATCTGGTGGATACTCAAAAGGAgtgaataggggcacctgcgtggctcagtcagttaagctcccaactcttggttttggctcaggtcgtgatctcacagttcgtgagattgagccccacgttgggattctctctctccctctctttctgcccctcccccactcatgcacaccctctctctcgtAAAATAAGtaaacgaacttaaaaaaaaaggaatgaataaaaaaattgagTCTTTCTGGGAATAATGagtattttaacttaaaaatatcaaaCTTAATATTCAGTTCATGAAGACAAGTAAATTACACAAGATATAGATGGAAATGAAGATGCAACTTGTTTCCTTTGTACATCAGCAGGTATTTCTTGAGACAACACTACTTAACTAAAGACCCCAGGCTGAAGGGaagaaaagccaaaggaaaagCCCCGGTAAAGCGAAGCTGCTCTGAATGGATCCAAATTAGAGACGGTAAGGCCACAAAAGGGGGCAAAGGAGGTAGACCCAAGACACAAAAATGACATTGCCCTGACGTTTCTAAAAGCTCTCTAGGGTAGGTGAGTGGACAAGGAGCATTAACTGAGTAGAGAGAATCCTTCTAGGTTCAACACAGAATATCAAGATATGCTGTTGGCCTGGCCTCGTTCTCCAGGAGCATGGGACCTGCTGGGCATGTGCCTGACCCAGGCCCAGGTCCTCACCATGAAGTCGATGTTGCTATCCTCATTCCGGAAATACTCCATCAGCTTCTCAAAGCGGTGCAGCTCCTTGCATACCTGAACAAACAAACTTTCTCAGTGAAAAGATCTATCCCACGCAGAACTTAAGCCCTTGAGCCCTGGCTCCCAGGAACATCATGGCAGAGGGACTGACTGGTTAGTCAGTCAGACTAAGCTGAACTACAACTCTTTCTATGCAAGGGGCCATTGGGACACTTAGAAGAAATCCCGTAAGTTTAACAAACTCGTTAGGCAGAAGAAAGCCCAGGACCTGGCATCTGCCCGGGTCCCTGATCCCCACATCAACTTGCTGAGGGAACCCAGTAAAGCCTGTGCCATTAATCAGGACTTTAGGTGCCTCTGGGGTAGGCCAAGAAGAAACACTGTTGGTCAGTTAGTTattgaaggaaggagggaggcaggaggaaggtTGGAGGCCATGGCTGAGGCAGGAGGCTGAAGTCCGAGTAGGGACACAGGAGAGGCAGGGTGCAGGAAAGCCCTGTGCTAAGAGGGGTCCAGAGACTCCTCTGAGCCTCTGGCTTCTAGGAGGAAGAGCTATTTCCTGGCTTGAACAATGGATGCTAGGGAAAAGgtccagagaggaggaaggggtggggccaGCAGCTGCAACTGGATGTCGAGGAATCCTACGTTCAAGCAGATGAGAGTTTCACAGCCAGGGCCAGAGGCGGGGGAAATTCCAAGTAGGAGCTTCCTCTCCCCTCACCAATAACAGCCAATAACTCAGGAAGATCCTTGCTTGTCTTCTCCTCCCACCACAAACACATCTACCTTGGGTTCTACCGGTGGGTTCACCACCTCAAAGCCACCTGGGAAGCCTGTTAAAGCACAGGTACTCAGGCCTCCCAGGGGTCTGTAAGTTTAACAAGCTCTTCAGGTATCCTGATGCATGGCCAGGTTAGGGCCACTGGACTACCGCCCTCAAATGAGGGCATCTTTAGCTGGCCATTCAGGAGCTGTCCTGCCCTAAGATCTGCTAAGACTGAAGTTCTGTTtttggtaaaaagaaaagaaggaaagacaaggaaaagaaaagaaaaaaaaagaaaagaaaaaagaagaggaaaagacaagagaaggaatcaaaaagagagaagaaaagaaaagagaaaaggaaagaaaaggaaaagaaaagaaaagaaagaagcagtgGGACTGGCTACTTAGCTAAGCACAAGATGTTAGAATCACCGGGATGTGTGAGATC
This genomic window contains:
- the FMNL3 gene encoding formin-like protein 3 isoform X7, which produces MGPWFDFEGLESGDDGAFDKLRSWSRSIEDLQPPSALSAPFTNSLARSARQSVLRYSTLPGRRALKNSRLVSQKDDVHVCILCLRAIMNYQYGFNLVMSHPHAVNEIALSLNNKNPRTKALVLELLAAVCLVRGGHEIILAAFDNFKEVCKELHRFEKLMEYFRNEDSNIDFMVACMQFINIVVHSVEDMNFRVHLQYEFTKLGLEEFLQKSRHTESEKLQVQIQAYLDNVFDVGGLLEDAETKNVALEKVEELEEHVSHLTEKLLDLENENMMRVAELEKQLLQREKELESIKETYENTSHQVHTLRRLIKEKEEAFQRRCHLEPGARGLESVGSEALARVGPAELSEGMLPSDLDLLAPAPPPEESLPLPPPPAPPLPPPPPPLPDKCPPAPPLPGAAPSVVLTVGLSAIRIKKPIKTKFRLPVFNWTALKPNQISGTVFSELDDEKILEDLDLDKFEELFKTKAQGPALDLICSKNKTAQKAASKVTLLEANRAKNLAITLRKAGRSAEEICRAIHTFDLQTLPVDFVECLMRFLPTEAEVKLLRQYERERQPLEELAAEDRFMLLFSKVERLTQRMAGMAFLGNFQDNLQMLTPQLNAIIAASASVKSSQKLKQMLEIILALGNYMNSSKRGAVYGFKLQSLDLLLDTKSTDRKMTLLHFIALTVKEKYPDLANFWHELHFVEKAAAVSLENVLLDVKELGRGMELIRRECSIHDNSVLRNFLSTNEGKLDKLQRDAKTAEEAYNAVVRYFGESPKTTPPSVFFPVFVRFIRSYKEAEQENEARKKQEEVMREKQLAQEAKKLDAKTPSQRNKWQQQELIAELRRRQAKEHRPVYEGKDGTIEDIITVLKSVPFTARTAKRGSRFFCDAAHHDESNC
- the FMNL3 gene encoding formin-like protein 3 isoform X6; this encodes MGNLESAEGGPGEPPSVSLLPPPGKMPMPEPCELEERFALVLSSMNLPPDKARLLRQYDNEKKWDLICDQERFQVKNPPHTYIQKLQSFLDPSVTRKKFRRRVQESTKVLRELEISLRTNHIGWVREFLNDENKGLDVLVDYLSFAQCSVMYSTLPGRRALKNSRLVSQKDDVHVCILCLRAIMNYQYGFNLVMSHPHAVNEIALSLNNKNPRTKALVLELLAAVCLVRGGHEIILAAFDNFKEVCKELHRFEKLMEYFRNEDSNIDFMVACMQFINIVVHSVEDMNFRVHLQYEFTKLGLEEFLQKSRHTESEKLQVQIQAYLDNVFDVGGLLEDAETKNVALEKVEELEEHVSHLTEKLLDLENENMMRVAELEKQLLQREKELESIKETYENTSHQVHTLRRLIKEKEEAFQRRCHLEPGARGLESVGSEALARVGPAELSEGMLPSDLDLLAPAPPPEESLPLPPPPAPPLPPPPPPLPDKCPPAPPLPGAAPSVVLTVGLSAIRIKKPIKTKFRLPVFNWTALKPNQISGTVFSELDDEKILEDLDLDKFEELFKTKAQGPALDLICSKNKTAQKAASKVTLLEANRAKNLAITLRKAGRSAEEICRAIHTFDLQTLPVDFVECLMRFLPTEAEVKLLRQYERERQPLEELAAEDRFMLLFSKVERLTQRMAGMAFLGNFQDNLQMLTPQLNAIIAASASVKSSQKLKQMLEIILALGNYMNSSKRGAVYGFKLQSLDLLLDTKSTDRKMTLLHFIALTVKEKYPDLANFWHELHFVEKAAAVSLENVLLDVKELGRGMELIRRECSIHDNSVLRNFLSTNEGKLDKLQRDAKTAEEAYNAVVRYFGESPKTTPPSVFFPVFVRFIRSYKEAEQENEARKKQEEVMREKQLAQEAKKLDAKTPSQRNKWQQQELIAELRRRQAKEHRPVYEGKDGTIEDIITGLHRQPIVVRHQARSAAPPNGPPRAPGPH
- the FMNL3 gene encoding formin-like protein 3 isoform X5, translated to MGNLESAEGGPGEPPSVSLLPPPGKMPMPEPCELEERFALVLSSMNLPPDKARLLRQYDNEKKWDLICDQERFQVKNPPHTYIQKLQSFLDPSVTRKKFRRRVQESTKVLRELEISLRTNHIGWVREFLNDENKGLDVLVDYLSFAQCSVMYSTLPGRRALKNSRLVSQKDDVHVCILCLRAIMNYQYGFNLVMSHPHAVNEIALSLNNKNPRTKALVLELLAAVCLVRGGHEIILAAFDNFKEVCKELHRFEKLMEYFRNEDSNIDFMVACMQFINIVVHSVEDMNFRVHLQYEFTKLGLEEFLQKSRHTESEKLQVQIQAYLDNVFDVGGLLEDAETKNVALEKVEELEEHVSHLTEKLLDLENENMMRVAELEKQLLQREKELESIKETYENTSHQVHTLRRLIKEKEEAFQRRCHLEPGARGLESVGSEALARVGPAELSEGMLPSDLDLLAPAPPPEESLPLPPPPAPPLPPPPPPLPDKCPPAPPLPGAAPSVVLTVGLSAIRIKKPIKTKFRLPVFNWTALKPNQISGTVFSELDDEKILEDLDLDKFEELFKTKAQGPALDLICSKNKTAQKAASKVTLLEANRAKNLAITLRKAGRSAEEICRAIHTFDLQTLPVDFVECLMRFLPTEAEVKLLRQYERERQPLEELAAEDRFMLLFSKVERLTQRMAGMAFLGNFQDNLQMLTPQLNAIIAASASVKSSQKLKQMLEIILALGNYMNSSKRGAVYGFKLQSLDLLLDTKSTDRKMTLLHFIALTVKEKYPDLANFWHELHFVEKAAAVSLENVLLDVKELGRGMELIRRECSIHDNSVLRNFLSTNEGKLDKLQRDAKTAEEAYNAVVRYFGESPKTTPPSVFFPVFVRFIRSYKEAEQENEARKKQEEVMREKQLAQEAKKLDAKTPSQRNKWQQQELIAELRRRQAKEHRPVYEGKDGTIEDIITVLKSVPFTARTAKRGSRFFCDAAHHDESNC
- the FMNL3 gene encoding formin-like protein 3 isoform X3 translates to MGNLESAEGGPGEPPSVSLLPPPGKMPMPEPCELEERFALVLSSMNLPPDKARLLRQYDNEKKWDLICDQERFQVKNPPHTYIQKLQSFLDPSVTRKKFRRRVQESTKVLRELEISLRTNHIGWVREFLNDENKGLDVLVDYLSFAQCSVMFDFEGLESGDDGAFDKLRSWSRSIEDLQPPSALSAPFTNSLARSARQSVLRYSTLPGRRALKNSRLVSQKDDVHVCILCLRAIMNYQYGFNLVMSHPHAVNEIALSLNNKNPRTKALVLELLAAVCLVRGGHEIILAAFDNFKEVCKELHRFEKLMEYFRNEDSNIDFMVACMQFINIVVHSVEDMNFRVHLQYEFTKLGLEEFLQSRHTESEKLQVQIQAYLDNVFDVGGLLEDAETKNVALEKVEELEEHVSHLTEKLLDLENENMMRVAELEKQLLQREKELESIKETYENTSHQVHTLRRLIKEKEEAFQRRCHLEPGARGLESVGSEALARVGPAELSEGMLPSDLDLLAPAPPPEESLPLPPPPAPPLPPPPPPLPDKCPPAPPLPGAAPSVVLTVGLSAIRIKKPIKTKFRLPVFNWTALKPNQISGTVFSELDDEKILEDLDLDKFEELFKTKAQGPALDLICSKNKTAQKAASKVTLLEANRAKNLAITLRKAGRSAEEICRAIHTFDLQTLPVDFVECLMRFLPTEAEVKLLRQYERERQPLEELAAEDRFMLLFSKVERLTQRMAGMAFLGNFQDNLQMLTPQLNAIIAASASVKSSQKLKQMLEIILALGNYMNSSKRGAVYGFKLQSLDLLLDTKSTDRKMTLLHFIALTVKEKYPDLANFWHELHFVEKAAAVSLENVLLDVKELGRGMELIRRECSIHDNSVLRNFLSTNEGKLDKLQRDAKTAEEAYNAVVRYFGESPKTTPPSVFFPVFVRFIRSYKEAEQENEARKKQEEVMREKQLAQEAKKLDAKTPSQRNKWQQQELIAELRRRQAKEHRPVYEGKDGTIEDIITVLKSVPFTARTAKRGSRFFCDAAHHDESNC
- the FMNL3 gene encoding formin-like protein 3 isoform X4, translating into MEPENMLESSMNLPPDKARLLRQYDNEKKWDLICDQERFQVKNPPHTYIQKLQSFLDPSVTRKKFRRRVQESTKVLRELEISLRTNHIGWVREFLNDENKGLDVLVDYLSFAQCSVMFDFEGLESGDDGAFDKLRSWSRSIEDLQPPSALSAPFTNSLARSARQSVLRYSTLPGRRALKNSRLVSQKDDVHVCILCLRAIMNYQYGFNLVMSHPHAVNEIALSLNNKNPRTKALVLELLAAVCLVRGGHEIILAAFDNFKEVCKELHRFEKLMEYFRNEDSNIDFMVACMQFINIVVHSVEDMNFRVHLQYEFTKLGLEEFLQKSRHTESEKLQVQIQAYLDNVFDVGGLLEDAETKNVALEKVEELEEHVSHLTEKLLDLENENMMRVAELEKQLLQREKELESIKETYENTSHQVHTLRRLIKEKEEAFQRRCHLEPGARGLESVGSEALARVGPAELSEGMLPSDLDLLAPAPPPEESLPLPPPPAPPLPPPPPPLPDKCPPAPPLPGAAPSVVLTVGLSAIRIKKPIKTKFRLPVFNWTALKPNQISGTVFSELDDEKILEDLDLDKFEELFKTKAQGPALDLICSKNKTAQKAASKVTLLEANRAKNLAITLRKAGRSAEEICRAIHTFDLQTLPVDFVECLMRFLPTEAEVKLLRQYERERQPLEELAAEDRFMLLFSKVERLTQRMAGMAFLGNFQDNLQMLTPQLNAIIAASASVKSSQKLKQMLEIILALGNYMNSSKRGAVYGFKLQSLDLLLDTKSTDRKMTLLHFIALTVKEKYPDLANFWHELHFVEKAAAVSLENVLLDVKELGRGMELIRRECSIHDNSVLRNFLSTNEGKLDKLQRDAKTAEEAYNAVVRYFGESPKTTPPSVFFPVFVRFIRSYKEAEQENEARKKQEEVMREKQLAQEAKKLDAKTPSQRNKWQQQELIAELRRRQAKEHRPVYEGKDGTIEDIITVLKSVPFTARTAKRGSRFFCDAAHHDESNC
- the FMNL3 gene encoding formin-like protein 3 isoform X2; translation: MGNLESAEGGPGEPPSVSLLPPPGKMPMPEPCELEERFALVLSSMNLPPDKARLLRQYDNEKKWDLICDQERFQVKNPPHTYIQKLQSFLDPSVTRKKFRRRVQESTKVLRELEISLRTNHIGWVREFLNDENKGLDVLVDYLSFAQCSVMFDFEGLESGDDGAFDKLRSWSRSIEDLQPPSALSAPFTNSLARSARQSVLRYSTLPGRRALKNSRLVSQKDDVHVCILCLRAIMNYQYGFNLVMSHPHAVNEIALSLNNKNPRTKALVLELLAAVCLVRGGHEIILAAFDNFKEVCKELHRFEKLMEYFRNEDSNIDFMVACMQFINIVVHSVEDMNFRVHLQYEFTKLGLEEFLQKSRHTESEKLQVQIQAYLDNVFDVGGLLEDAETKNVALEKVEELEEHVSHLTEKLLDLENENMMRVAELEKQLLQREKELESIKETYENTSHQVHTLRRLIKEKEEAFQRRCHLEPGARGLESVGSEALARVGPAELSEGMLPSDLDLLAPAPPPEESLPLPPPPAPPLPPPPPPLPDKCPPAPPLPGAAPSVVLTVGLSAIRIKKPIKTKFRLPVFNWTALKPNQISGTVFSELDDEKILEDLDLDKFEELFKTKAQGPALDLICSKNKTAQKAASKVTLLEANRAKNLAITLRKAGRSAEEICRAIHTFDLQTLPVDFVECLMRFLPTEAEVKLLRQYERERQPLEELAAEDRFMLLFSKVERLTQRMAGMAFLGNFQDNLQMLTPQLNAIIAASASVKSSQKLKQMLEIILALGNYMNSSKRGAVYGFKLQSLDLLLDTKSTDRKMTLLHFIALTVKEKYPDLANFWHELHFVEKAAAVSLENVLLDVKELGRGMELIRRECSIHDNSVLRNFLSTNEGKLDKLQRDAKTAEEAYNAVVRYFGESPKTTPPSVFFPVFVRFIRSYKEAEQENEARKKQEEVMREKQLAQEAKKLDAKTPSQRNKWQQQELIAELRRRQAKEHRPVYEGKDGTIEDIITGLHRQPIVVRHQARSAAPPNGPPRAPGPH